One stretch of Tistrella mobilis DNA includes these proteins:
- a CDS encoding TRAP transporter small permease, with protein MNRVLKLVEHELVGLVATIAMLLATWQLLSRYLYPPASTHWIDEVVIYLIIWASCLSFSGLVASNAHVRADLVLRLLPPRMQRVVEGFNTLAALVLCGLLVWFGGRIVFDAWDIGETSLSELQFPMWIYYLALPVGAALMALRYLARFVGLITGSIAGQDVLDGGGHL; from the coding sequence TTGAACCGCGTTCTGAAGCTCGTGGAACACGAGCTGGTCGGGCTCGTCGCGACCATCGCGATGCTGCTTGCGACCTGGCAGCTGCTCAGCCGCTATCTCTACCCGCCCGCCTCGACCCACTGGATCGACGAGGTGGTCATCTACCTGATCATCTGGGCCTCGTGCCTGAGCTTCAGCGGGCTGGTGGCGAGCAATGCCCATGTCCGTGCCGATCTGGTGCTGCGCCTGCTGCCGCCGCGGATGCAGCGGGTGGTGGAGGGCTTCAACACGCTGGCGGCACTGGTCCTGTGCGGCCTGCTGGTCTGGTTCGGCGGCCGGATCGTGTTCGACGCCTGGGATATCGGCGAGACCAGCCTCAGCGAACTGCAGTTCCCGATGTGGATCTACTACCTGGCCCTGCCGGTGGGGGCGGCGCTGATGGCGCTGCGCTATCTCGCCCGCTTCGTCGGCCTCATCACCGGCAGCATCGCCGGACAGGACGTGCTCGACGGGGGAGGCCATCTGTGA